Proteins encoded by one window of Taeniopygia guttata chromosome 1A, bTaeGut7.mat, whole genome shotgun sequence:
- the DUSP6 gene encoding dual specificity protein phosphatase 6, with amino-acid sequence MLDTFRPVPFASEMAISKSVAWLNEQLEMGNDRLLLMDCRPQELYESSHIESAINVAIPGIMLRRLQKGNLPLRSLVASSEEDRERFARRCGTDTVVLYDEHSRDWNENTGGESVLGLLLKRLKDEGCKAFYLEGGFSKFQAEFALHCETNLDSSCSSSSPPLPVLGLGGLRISSDSSSDIESDIDRDPNSATDSDGSPLSNNQPSFPVEILPYLYLGCAKDSTNLDVLEEFGIKYILNVTPNLPNLFENAGEFKYKQIPISDHWSQNLSQFFPEAISFIDEARGKNCGVLVHCLAGISRSVTVTVAYLMQKLNLSMNDAYDIVKMKKSNISPNFNFMGQLLDFERTLGLSSPCDNRVPNQQLYFTTPSNQNVFQVDSLQST; translated from the exons ATGCTAGATACGTTCAGACCCGTCCCTTTCGCGTCGGAAATGGCGATTAGTAAATCCGTGGCGTGGCTGAACGAGCAGCTGGAGATGGGCAACGACCGGCTACTGCTGATGGACTGTCGACCTCAGGAGTTGTACGAATCGTCCCACATCGAGTCGGCCATCAATGTGGCCATCCCCGGCATCATGCTGCGGCGGCTGCAGAAGGGCAACCTGCCCCTGCGGTCCCTCGTCGCCAGCAGCGAGGAGGACAGGGAGCGCTTCGCCCGCCGGTGCGGTACCGACACCGTAGTGCTGTACGACGAGCACAGCCGCGACTGGAACGAGAACACTGGCGGCGAATCCGTGCTGGGGCTGCTTCTGAAGCGCCTCAAAGATGAAGGCTGCAAGGCATTTTATCTGGAAG GTGGTTTTAGCAAGTTCCAGGCCGAGTTCGCCTTGCACTGTGAAACTAACCTAGACAGTTCGTGTAGCAGCAGCTCTCCTCCTTTGCCAGTCCTGGGCTTGGGAGGCCTTCGAATCAGCTCCGATTCGTCATCCGACATTGAATCTGACATTGACAGAGACCCCAATAGTGCCACCGACTCCGATGGCAGCCCTCTTTCCAACAACCAGCCTTCCTTTCCGGTGGAGATTTTACCCTACCTCTACTTAGGCTGTGCCAAGGACTCCACTAATTTGGACGTTTTAGAAGAGTTCGGCATTAAATATATCTTGAATGTTACTCCTAACCTGCCTAATCTCTTCGAAAACGCCGGTGAATTCAAGTACAAACAGATCCCGATCTCTGACCACTGGAGCCAAAATCTGTCTCAGTTCTTTCCTGAGGCCATCTCCTTTATAG ATGAAGCACGGGGGAAGAACTGCGGCGTCCTGGTGCATTGTTTAGCAGGGATCAGCCGCTCGGTCACAGTGACGGTGGCCTACCTCATGCAGAAGCTGAACTTGTCCATGAATGATGCCTATGATATTGTCAAGATGAAGAAGTCCAACATTTCACCCAACTTCAACTTCATGGGTCAGCTGCTGGACTTTGAGCGGACTCTGGGACTGAGCAGCCCCTGTGACAATCGAGTGCCGAACCAGCAGCTGTACTTCACCACCCCTTCCAACCAGAACGTCTTCCAGGTGGATTCCTTGCAGTCCACGTGA